AGCCAGGCGGGCAGGGTCTGGTCGAAGGCCAGCATGGCCACCGTCAAGCCCAGGCCACCGATATACATCTGGCCTTCGGAACCGATATTGAACAGCCCGGCCTGCATCGCCACGGAGACCGACAGGCCCGTGAAAATGAAGGTGCTGGCGTAGAACAGCGTGTAGCTCAAGCCTTCCGGATTGAGGATGGCGCTGTGGACGAGGATGGACAGCGATTCGGCCGGGTCTTCGCCCAGCATATAAATCACCAGGGCTGCGACCAGCAAGGCCGACAGCAGGTTTAACATGGGCATGACAAAGGCTGTCGCCCAGCGTGGCAAGTCGTTATTCATGATTTATGCATTCCCCCCATCAACAGACCGATGCGGGTGGTATCGAATTCTTCAATTTTCAGTTCGCCGGTGATGCGTCCGCCACACATGACGAGAATGCGGTCGGCCAGCGCCCGCACTTCTTCCAGTTCGACGGACACCAGCAGGATCGCCACGCCCGCGTCGCGCAGGGCCAGCAATTGCGTATGGATGCTTTCGATGGTGCCGATATCGACGCCGCGCGTGGGCTGGCCCACCAGCATCAGTTTCGGCTTGGCCAGCACTTCGCGCGCGATGACCACCTTTTGCTGGTTACCGCCTGACAATAAACCGATGCGCAGGTCAGGATTGGCCGGGCGCACGTCGAAGGTCTTCAGCAGTTCCGCGCAGCGGGCGCCGATGGCCTTGAAGTTGAACAGTCCCCAGCGGTTTTTCAGGCGGTCCTGGTAACCGAGGATGGTGTTTTGCATGACGGAGAAATTCTTTACCACGCCATCGCGCAAGCGGTCTTCCGGAATGTGGGCGATGCCCAGCTCGCGGAAGGCCAGCGGCAAGCCGTCGGCGTCAGTGCGTTTGGCAAACGGCAAGTCCTGGTCCAGGAAGCGCAGCTTGCCCGACGTCGGCAAGCGCATGCCGGACAAAATTTCCAGCAGTTCGCTCTGGCCATTGCCGGACACGCCCGCGATGGCGACGATTTCGCCGGCGCGCAAGTTGAAGCCGATGTCGGCCAGCAGCTTGACCTGTTGCGCGTCGGCCAGTTGCAGGCCGTCCACTTCCAGCACCGTGGCGCCCGGATTGTACGGCGCGCGCGGCAAGTGGCTCTGGATGGGGCGGCCCACCATCATGTTGGCCAGTTCCTCTTTCGACGTGCCGGCGGTGGCCACGGCGCCCACCACCGTGCCGCCGCGCATGACGGTGACGTTGTCGGTGATTTCCAGAATCTCTTGCAGCTTGTGCGTGATCAGGATGATGGTCTTGCCTTGCTCCTTGAACAGGCGCAGGATTTCAAACAGCGATGCCGTTTCCTGGGCCGTCAGGACGGCCGTCGGCTCGTCGAGGATCAGGATGTTGGCGCTGCGGTAAATCTGCTTGAGGATTTCCACGCGCTGCTGCGCCCCGACGGAGAGGTCTTCGATCTTCGCCAGCGGGTCGACGTCGAGGCGGTAGCGCGCGCAAATGTCGCGCAGCTTGGCTTCCGCTTCCGTGCGGTGGCTGGCCAGGCGAAAACCGCCTTCCGTGCCCAGCATGATATTGTCGAGGACGGTGAAGTTCTCGACCAGCATGAAATGCTGGTGCACCATGCCGATGCCGAGATTGATCGCTTCCTGGCTGTTGCGGATAGGCTGTACTTTTCCGTCGAGCAAGATTTCTCCGCCGTCGGCACGGTAATACCCGTACAGGATGCTCATCAAGGTCGATTTGCCGGCGCCATTTTCCCCCACCAGGCCATGGATGCTGCCCTTGGCGATGGAGAAACTGACGTCGGCGTTCGCCTTCACATGTCCAAACTGCTTGGAAATGCTGCGAAATTCTACTGCTGGCTGCATAGGTTCATAACTGGATAGTTTCATGGAAACGCGCCGCGCGGAGACAGGCCCCGGCGGCGCGCTAGAAGATACGGAGAAAAATTAAACCGGGCAGCTGCTGCCGACGCGGTAATCGATCACTTTGATCTTGCCATCGATAATGTCCTTACGCGCTCCCAACACGCGCTTTTCGATTTCCGGCGTAATCAACTTGCGGTTGTTGGCGTCGAGCGCCCAATCCACGCCGCCTTCTTTCAAGCCTTTATAGCTGACGCCACCCTTCCAGGTGCCGTTCTTGACTTCCATGAAGCTGTCATACACCGTGTTGTCGACGCGCTTGACCATCGAAGTCAAGATGCTGCCCGGGTACAAACCATTCTGGTTCGAATCGACGCCGATGGCCAGCTTGCCTTTTTCCTTGGCCATTTGCAGGGTACCCATGCCGCTGCCGCCGGCCACGGCGAAGACGACATCGACGCCGCGCTCGAATTGCGAGCGGGCCAGTTCGCCACCCTTGGCCGGGTCATTCCAGGCGCCGGACGTGGTGCCGACCATGTTTTGCGTGATTTCCGCTTTCGGATTGATGGCCTTGACGCCTTGCGCGTAGCCGCAGGCGAAGTTGCGGATCAGGGGGATATCGATGCCGCCGATGAAGCCGACTTTCTTGCTCTTGCTGGCCATGGCTGCCGCCACGCCCACCAGATAGGAGCCTTCTTCTTCCTTGAAGACGACGGAATTGACGTTGTTGCCGGCGGCCTGGCCGTCGATCAGCACGAATTTCACGTTCGGGAATTCTTTGGCGACTTTTTGCACGGCTTGCGTTTGCGCAAAGCCGATGGCGGCGATCATGTCGAGTTTCTTGCGGGCCAGGCCGCGCATGACTTGCTCGGCTTGCGTATCGCTCGATGCCTGCACTTCGATGAAGGAAATGCCCGTGTCTTTTTTGAAGCGCGAGGCACCTTCGAAAGCGGATTGGTTGAACGACTTGTCGAACTTGCCGCCCGCGTCATACACGACACCCAGTTTTGGGGTAGCCGCGGACGCTTGAGCAGTCAGGAATACGGCTGCGATCGTCAAACTAAATTGTGTAAGTTTCATGAATTGGCTCCTGGAAGATCGATATTGTATATTTTTTATAGGTGAAACATATAATTTGGGGCCGATTTAGCCTGTTTTTGATGCACGAGCTGATACTTCCTTATCAACATTGCACTGTATTGCACAAGATCATTGCTAGCCTCGTGTGCTTTCATGCCGTCAGTGTAATGCTCATGCAACAGTCGCGCCCCGTCTCTTTTATGGGTACAACATCGAATGCGGTTGCCGGAGCAGGCTGGGATGCGCCGTCAGTGGACGGGCACGGCAAGCACGGAACCGGCGCCGCGATGGGCGTCCGGATCACTATGCATCATGCCAGATATGTATGACAAATACGTTTTTGTTTATGTATTTATATGCGGCGCATATAAATAGGCGCTGGTGTCAGGCTGATGGGGGATTGATGATATTCAAAAAGGCCCGCACGACGGGAGCGTCGTCCAGCGTGGTGTAGCTGATGTACAGATTGGCCGATGGTGGATTGGTCTTGATCGGCAGGAAGACCACGCCGGGCCAGCCGATGCGGCTCGTCGTTTCCGGCACCAGGGTCACGCCCAGGCCCGCACCCACCATGGCCAGCAGGGTCTGCGGTTCGCTCGCTTCCTGGAAAATCACGGGTTCGAAACCGGCATTGATGCAGCATTGCACCAGGTAGCGGGGAAACGCGGATTTGTCGAGGTTCAGGGTGAGCATGGGCTCATGGGCGATGTCGATCAGCTCGATGGACGTGTTTTTCGCCAGCGGATGGTGTTCGTTGACGGCCACGCAGACGTTTTCGCGAAAGCACAGTTCCTGGCGCAGGTTGTCGTGACGCAAGTCGTCGTCATTGAGTTTCGGTTCGCGCCAGAAACCCACGTCGATCTGTTTGGCGCGCAAGGCTTCGTATTGCACCGTGGGACCGAATTCATGGATGGTCCAGCTGACGCGGGGAAATTTGGTCTGGAATTCTTCCAGCAGGCTGGGGATGGGGCCCCACATGGCCGAGCCGACGATGCCAACGCGCAAGCGGCCCACTTCGCCACGGTCGATCTGGCGGATGGTGTCGATGGTCATGCGCATCTTGGCCAGCAGTTCGGCCGCTTCATTCATCAGTGCCTTGCCCGCCACGGTCAGCTCGAACGTGCGCGTGGTGCGCGCAAACAGGCGTACGCCCAGTTCGCTTTCCAGTTTCATGATCTGCTGGCTCAACGGCGGCTGCGAGATATGCAGGCGCTCGGCGGCGCGGCTGAAGCTTTTCTCCTCGGCAACGGCAAGAAAATACTTTAACTGTTTCAGATCGATGGACATGCTTTCCTTGGCGTTGCGTGGTGCTAGGCGATGGAACGGCGCGCGAACCCGTGAAGGTGCGCGCGCTTTCTTTACAGCGGTCCTATTATCGTGCCACGACTGCCTGCATGGCAATGGCCAGTGCCGTACCGACTTGGGCATTGTGCTTGACCAGCGCGATATTCGTCGCCAGGCTGCGGCCGTCCGTCAGTTGCTTGATGCGCGACAACAGGAATGGCGTGACTTGCTTGCCCTTCACGCCGCCCGCGTCCGCTTCCTGCAGCGCTTGCGTGGTGATGGCATCGATCTCTTCCTTGGGCATCGCTTGCGCGGCCGGCACCGGGTTGCTGACGATCACGCCGCCTTTCAAGCCCAGCTGCCATTTCGTGCCGATGAAGGCGGCCTGTTCGGCGGCCGTATCGAGGCGGAAATCGGCCTTGAAGCCGCTTTCGCGCGTAAAGAAGGCGGGGAAACCTTCCTGGCCCACGCTGATGACGGGCACGCCGTGGGTTTCCAGGTATTCCAGGGTCAGGCCGATGTCGAGGATGGATTTGACGCCCGCGCAGACGACGGCGACCGACGTTTGCGCCAGTTCCTGCAAGTCGGCGGAAATATCGAAGCTCGTTTCCGCGCCGCGGTGCACGCCGCCGATGCCACCCGTGACGAACACGGAAATGCCGGCCAGTTCCGCGCAGATCATGGTGGCGGCCACGGTGGTGGCGCCCAGCTTGCCTTGCGACAAGACGTACGGCAAGTCGCGGCGGCTGACCTTCATG
Above is a genomic segment from Janthinobacterium sp. 64 containing:
- a CDS encoding pseudouridine-5'-phosphate glycosidase; the protein is MTQLQNFLLFSQEVLDARAAGKAIVALESTIISHGMPYPQNVEMAREVEQIIRDGGAVPATIAIIGGKICVGLSPEQLELLGTSPDAMKVSRRDLPYVLSQGKLGATTVAATMICAELAGISVFVTGGIGGVHRGAETSFDISADLQELAQTSVAVVCAGVKSILDIGLTLEYLETHGVPVISVGQEGFPAFFTRESGFKADFRLDTAAEQAAFIGTKWQLGLKGGVIVSNPVPAAQAMPKEEIDAITTQALQEADAGGVKGKQVTPFLLSRIKQLTDGRSLATNIALVKHNAQVGTALAIAMQAVVAR
- a CDS encoding BMP family lipoprotein gives rise to the protein MKLTQFSLTIAAVFLTAQASAATPKLGVVYDAGGKFDKSFNQSAFEGASRFKKDTGISFIEVQASSDTQAEQVMRGLARKKLDMIAAIGFAQTQAVQKVAKEFPNVKFVLIDGQAAGNNVNSVVFKEEEGSYLVGVAAAMASKSKKVGFIGGIDIPLIRNFACGYAQGVKAINPKAEITQNMVGTTSGAWNDPAKGGELARSQFERGVDVVFAVAGGSGMGTLQMAKEKGKLAIGVDSNQNGLYPGSILTSMVKRVDNTVYDSFMEVKNGTWKGGVSYKGLKEGGVDWALDANNRKLITPEIEKRVLGARKDIIDGKIKVIDYRVGSSCPV
- a CDS encoding ABC transporter ATP-binding protein, with translation MQPAVEFRSISKQFGHVKANADVSFSIAKGSIHGLVGENGAGKSTLMSILYGYYRADGGEILLDGKVQPIRNSQEAINLGIGMVHQHFMLVENFTVLDNIMLGTEGGFRLASHRTEAEAKLRDICARYRLDVDPLAKIEDLSVGAQQRVEILKQIYRSANILILDEPTAVLTAQETASLFEILRLFKEQGKTIILITHKLQEILEITDNVTVMRGGTVVGAVATAGTSKEELANMMVGRPIQSHLPRAPYNPGATVLEVDGLQLADAQQVKLLADIGFNLRAGEIVAIAGVSGNGQSELLEILSGMRLPTSGKLRFLDQDLPFAKRTDADGLPLAFRELGIAHIPEDRLRDGVVKNFSVMQNTILGYQDRLKNRWGLFNFKAIGARCAELLKTFDVRPANPDLRIGLLSGGNQQKVVIAREVLAKPKLMLVGQPTRGVDIGTIESIHTQLLALRDAGVAILLVSVELEEVRALADRILVMCGGRITGELKIEEFDTTRIGLLMGGMHKS
- a CDS encoding LysR family transcriptional regulator — translated: MSIDLKQLKYFLAVAEEKSFSRAAERLHISQPPLSQQIMKLESELGVRLFARTTRTFELTVAGKALMNEAAELLAKMRMTIDTIRQIDRGEVGRLRVGIVGSAMWGPIPSLLEEFQTKFPRVSWTIHEFGPTVQYEALRAKQIDVGFWREPKLNDDDLRHDNLRQELCFRENVCVAVNEHHPLAKNTSIELIDIAHEPMLTLNLDKSAFPRYLVQCCINAGFEPVIFQEASEPQTLLAMVGAGLGVTLVPETTSRIGWPGVVFLPIKTNPPSANLYISYTTLDDAPVVRAFLNIINPPSA